In Bradyrhizobium guangxiense, the following are encoded in one genomic region:
- a CDS encoding FecR domain-containing protein: MIGFARAGFFTLAWSVLLIGSASAQPAANAGCAASPSAAGTQVWRCDNGVTIVAESGARFELKDANRDGHIDSVELSNKALLVEVPKKPRGNPFKVLTPQAIAAVRGTRWAVDVADAKTSVFVSDGRVGVTRRSRGRGVVLGPGEGVDVEATGPLTVKTWGQPRVDALMARLGQ, translated from the coding sequence ATGATTGGGTTCGCGCGCGCTGGGTTTTTCACTTTGGCGTGGTCGGTTTTGTTGATCGGCTCTGCAAGTGCACAGCCTGCTGCCAATGCAGGCTGCGCGGCATCGCCTTCCGCCGCGGGCACGCAAGTCTGGCGCTGCGACAACGGCGTCACCATCGTTGCCGAAAGCGGTGCCAGATTTGAACTTAAGGACGCCAATCGCGACGGACATATAGACTCCGTGGAATTGAGCAACAAAGCATTGTTGGTCGAGGTGCCCAAGAAGCCCCGAGGCAATCCCTTCAAGGTGCTGACGCCGCAGGCGATCGCTGCAGTGCGCGGCACCCGGTGGGCGGTTGACGTCGCTGACGCCAAGACTTCGGTCTTCGTCAGCGATGGCCGTGTCGGCGTTACGCGCAGGAGCCGCGGACGCGGCGTCGTTCTCGGCCCCGGCGAAGGCGTCGACGTGGAAGCGACCGGGCCGTTGACCGTCAAGACCTGGGGGCAGCCGCGCGTCGACGCGCTGATGGCAAGGTTAGGTCAATAA